The Psychrobacter sp. 28M-43 genome segment GTTTGATACATGCCTGCACGTATCTTTGAGTTGCTAGCTAGGCTAGCATAAATCGTAATTTGGCGGTTATTGTCTGCGGTTGGTGCGATGCGGTTTACTTGCCCCATCACTGTATCACCACCCGGTAGATTGACTTGTACAGGCGTACCGACGTTTATATCACCGACAAGCTTAGGATCTATATCTGCTCGCCACTCCAAAACGCCGCCTTTGATAATTGTAAATAGTGGATCCCCGCCTGCCACCTGCCCGACTTCTACCATTTTTTCACTGATAATACCGCTGATAGGAGCGACGACTTTTGCGTTCTCTAACGTCAAACGCTGATTGCTCAAACGGGCTTTAGACGCTTGCAAAGAAGCTCTGGCACGGACTTCCGAGGTACGGTAGCGATCGGCTTCTTGTTTGCTAATGGCATCGATATCGATCAATGGCAACACACGTGCAGCATCAGCGCTGGCATTGGCAAGGGTAGCTTCCGCTTCTGCGACATCTGCTTGCGCCTGTAGCACTTGCTGCTCCATAGCATCAGTATCGAACACGGCTAAGACTTGACCCGCTCTGACGCGGTCGCCTTCTTCGACCAAAATACGCTCGATAGCCACACCATTGACTTTTGCACTGATGTTCGCAGTATCCTTAGCATTGATGGTTCCATCTGCACTGAGCGTGCTGCCGATATCATCTTGGCTTGGACTGACTGTTTCTACTGAGAGTACCGATTGCTCAATACTGGCATCGCTACCAGTTGCCTGATCGTTTGCGACAGAATTAGAAGTTGCTGACTCATCTGTAGGTGCATTACTATCATTGCCCCAATACTTGCCAAGCAGCACCCCTATCACTAGTACGGCTGCCAATACGGGCCACAACCATATTGGTGGTTTTGCAGATGGTCTTTGAAGTGAAGTGTCAGTTTGACGATATGGCGGCAACTCAGATTCAGCTGCCGGCTTAGAATGGGTTTCTT includes the following:
- a CDS encoding efflux RND transporter periplasmic adaptor subunit, with product MSDFEETHSKPAAESELPPYRQTDTSLQRPSAKPPIWLWPVLAAVLVIGVLLGKYWGNDSNAPTDESATSNSVANDQATGSDASIEQSVLSVETVSPSQDDIGSTLSADGTINAKDTANISAKVNGVAIERILVEEGDRVRAGQVLAVFDTDAMEQQVLQAQADVAEAEATLANASADAARVLPLIDIDAISKQEADRYRTSEVRARASLQASKARLSNQRLTLENAKVVAPISGIISEKMVEVGQVAGGDPLFTIIKGGVLEWRADIDPKLVGDINVGTPVQVNLPGGDTVMGQVNRIAPTADNNRQITIYASLASNSKIRAGMYQTGEFLLGSTSTQTIPNSAVVSNDGYDYVMLVTESTTRDDRSMGRIKQQRVTLGERLGESVAVLEPLPSDSRIVKQGGSFLNDGDLVRVVDGVTQTSKPVQAQP